A stretch of the Medicago truncatula cultivar Jemalong A17 chromosome 5, MtrunA17r5.0-ANR, whole genome shotgun sequence genome encodes the following:
- the LOC11443152 gene encoding uncharacterized N-acetyltransferase p20, which translates to MEITSISSKPGAKEERIDLTQITLRPLNLSDLDDLMIWTTDEKVAKFCSWELYTSKDDGINFIENIATKFLWCKAICINDRAIGCVSLSSSSPGDKSRNKCAELGYVLGSKYWGKGVATCVVKQVVKVAFCELSYLERLEALVDVENAGSQRVLEKAGFQKEGVLRKYLVMKGKSRDMIISSVLFTDPQL; encoded by the coding sequence ATGGAGATAACTTCTATTTCTTCCAAACCAGGTGCCAAAGAAGAGAGAATTGATCTAACCCAAATCACACTCCGACCCCTTAATCTTTCTGACCTTGATGATCTCATGATATGGACAACTGATGAAAAAGTGGCCAAGTTCTGCTCTTGGGAACTCTACACCAGCAAGGATGATGGCATCAACTTCATTGAAAATATTGCTACCAAGTTTCTATGGTGCAAAGCAATATGCATCAATGATCGTGCAATTGGGTGTGTTTCTCTATCCTCGAGTTCACCTGGTGATAAATCCAGGAACAAATGTGCAGAACTTGGCTATGTTCTAGGCTCTAAATATTGGGGTAAAGGGGTTGCCACTTGTGTTGTGAAACAAGTGGTTAAGGTTGCATTCTGTGAGTTGTCTTACTTGGAAAGGCTTGAAGCTCTTGTTGATGTGGAAAATGCTGGGTCTCAAAGAGTTTTGGAGAAAGCTGGTTTCCAAAAAGAGGGAGTTCTTAGGAAATATTTGGTCATGAAAGGAAAAAGTAGAGATATGATCATCTCCAGTGTTCTCTTTACTGATCCCCAACTATGA